The following are encoded in a window of Alphaproteobacteria bacterium genomic DNA:
- a CDS encoding MarR family transcriptional regulator — translation MGQKALGDVVYGASLPVCILADSEKALSRMRQSASAAGCRLACSATIDSSGLFESVPAAAALIELEGVLGDEAALPLLDWAQHEAASGARRVVISAPAALLDLVAARTPHLHVTQLCEAGEAERVAAIALASQLSRQRFHDVRREEAPAILQQLTEDVGRIAALLSSLSEDEAVALAGARTGARTEEGAPIEAPVVRAIIRARRMRDQFFRGEIFADPAWDMLLDLMAARIEGKRVAVSSLCIAAAVPATTALRWIKMLTDRGLFIRSADPQDGRRVYIELSDEAARALTAYLRAVERLGVSVI, via the coding sequence ATGGGCCAGAAAGCGCTGGGGGACGTCGTCTACGGCGCCTCGCTGCCCGTCTGCATTCTCGCCGACAGCGAGAAAGCGCTCAGTCGGATGCGCCAGTCCGCCAGCGCCGCCGGTTGCCGCCTCGCCTGCAGCGCGACGATCGACTCCTCCGGTCTTTTCGAGAGCGTGCCGGCCGCGGCGGCCTTGATCGAACTCGAGGGCGTCCTGGGCGACGAAGCGGCGCTGCCGCTTCTCGACTGGGCGCAGCACGAGGCGGCGAGCGGGGCGCGCCGGGTGGTGATTTCCGCGCCCGCGGCCCTGCTCGACCTGGTCGCGGCGCGGACGCCGCATTTGCATGTGACCCAGCTGTGCGAGGCCGGCGAGGCGGAGCGGGTCGCGGCGATCGCCCTCGCCAGCCAGTTGTCCCGCCAGCGCTTCCACGATGTCAGGCGCGAGGAGGCGCCCGCGATTCTGCAGCAGCTCACCGAGGACGTCGGCCGTATCGCCGCGCTCCTTTCTTCGCTGTCGGAGGATGAGGCCGTCGCGCTTGCCGGCGCGAGGACGGGCGCGAGGACGGAGGAGGGCGCGCCGATCGAGGCGCCCGTCGTGCGCGCCATCATCCGCGCGCGGCGGATGCGCGACCAATTCTTCCGCGGCGAGATATTCGCGGACCCGGCCTGGGACATGCTGCTCGACCTGATGGCCGCGCGCATCGAGGGGAAGCGAGTCGCCGTTTCGAGCCTGTGCATCGCCGCCGCGGTGCCGGCGACGACCGCTCTGCGCTGGATCAAGATGCTCACCGACCGCGGCCTGTTCATCCGCTCGGCCGACCCGCAGGACGGCAGGCGCGTGTATATCGAGCTCTCGGACGAAGCGGCGCGCGCGCTGACCGCCTATCTGCGGGCTGTCGAAAGGCTGGGCGTCTCGGTCATCTGA
- a CDS encoding helix-turn-helix transcriptional regulator gives MITRIREVRRARKMTLQDVANRCDPPTTPQTIGRLETGTRTVSVGWLNRIAKALGVEASDLVTLPERDDIPLAATLDHDGAHAPRREGVVIPPQPQPGLVAITVNASVGDYRAGDEIWLVRLAPEAFAGALNRDVLLPRPAGRFIFGRLIGREGDKLHILPLGAGQRQTVVTDPPWGAVAVRLIRGL, from the coding sequence ATGATCACCCGCATTCGCGAGGTACGCCGGGCGCGCAAGATGACCCTCCAGGACGTCGCCAACCGCTGCGACCCCCCAACCACGCCGCAGACGATCGGCCGGCTCGAAACGGGCACGCGCACGGTCTCGGTCGGCTGGCTCAACCGAATCGCCAAGGCGCTCGGCGTGGAAGCGTCCGATCTCGTCACCTTGCCGGAGCGCGACGATATCCCGCTGGCGGCGACGCTCGATCACGACGGCGCCCATGCCCCGCGCCGCGAAGGCGTGGTGATCCCGCCTCAGCCTCAGCCGGGCCTCGTCGCGATCACCGTCAACGCCAGCGTCGGCGACTACCGGGCCGGCGACGAGATCTGGCTGGTGCGCCTCGCGCCCGAAGCCTTTGCCGGTGCCCTCAATCGCGACGTCCTCCTCCCTCGCCCCGCGGGCCGCTTCATCTTCGGCCGCCTGATCGGCCGCGAGGGGGACAAGCTGCACATTCTCCCGCTGGGTGCGGGACAGCGACAGACGGTGGTCACCGATCCCCCCTGGGGCGCGGTGGCGGTAAGGCTCATCAGGGGGCTCTAG
- a CDS encoding calcium-binding protein encodes MAIINGTPGDDFLIGTPADDTITAFDGNDLVNAGDGNDTVDGGDGHDNLRGEGGNDILLGGNGDDYLRGGPGDDLIDGGAGFDRIAFVTATSGIAVDLRIQGVAQNTLVGMDTLVGIEHASGTEFADLIQGNDGDNWLWGENGDDTIEAFGGNDLVEVGPGNVTADGGTGIDSFSVWGNNAAFAGVTVSLLLQGGAQATGIGSMTISGFENLSGSAGDDNLTGDGANNVLAGDGGSDLLSGGLGNDTLYGDGRIIADTHDTGLSGPIATYSDVVLIDPLFVGGNDTLEGGEGDDALYGGGGSDTASYASGTGPVFINLSSGFADDGMGGTDTLVSIENFFGSAFNDFARGDAGANLLAGADGHDFMRGMDGNDTMKGGNDDDYLDGGQGDDILDGGAGWDRATYAPSALAGVTVNLNIAGIAQATGQGNDTLIGIEHVSGTRFNDVLTGDGGDNWVWGGSDGSGVTGNDILNGGGGNDLVQVGTGNHNVNGGTGTDTLSLHGNGTDITVAGVTVSLALQGGAQATEQGAMTLNGFENLSGSAFDDYLIGDGNDNLLAGYSGADNLSGGDGGDTLYGDGLVAVDTHGTGGSGPIVAYRDVADLPTPEAGGNDVLNGGKGNDTLWGGGGDDVLTGGKGNDLFGFGPGDGDDRITDFEKNKDTIFLDGIAGVDDFGDLTLTKIGNDVLISWGTGDSILLEGVKLNQIHASDFSFG; translated from the coding sequence ATGGCGATAATCAACGGAACCCCGGGCGACGATTTCCTGATCGGGACGCCCGCCGACGACACCATAACCGCCTTCGACGGCAACGATCTGGTCAATGCGGGCGACGGGAACGACACGGTCGACGGCGGCGACGGCCACGACAATCTGCGCGGCGAGGGCGGCAACGACATCCTGCTGGGCGGCAATGGCGACGATTATCTGCGCGGAGGCCCGGGCGACGACCTCATCGACGGCGGCGCCGGATTCGACCGAATCGCCTTCGTCACCGCGACGAGCGGCATCGCCGTCGACCTGCGCATCCAGGGCGTGGCCCAGAACACCCTCGTCGGCATGGATACGCTGGTCGGCATCGAACATGCCTCGGGCACCGAATTCGCCGACCTCATCCAGGGCAATGACGGCGACAATTGGTTGTGGGGCGAGAATGGCGACGACACGATCGAGGCCTTCGGCGGCAACGATCTGGTCGAGGTCGGGCCGGGCAATGTGACCGCCGACGGCGGCACCGGCATCGACAGCTTCTCCGTCTGGGGAAACAACGCGGCCTTCGCCGGGGTCACCGTCTCCCTGCTGCTCCAGGGCGGCGCCCAGGCAACCGGCATTGGCAGCATGACCATTAGCGGGTTCGAAAATCTTTCCGGATCGGCCGGCGACGACAATCTGACCGGCGACGGCGCCAACAACGTCCTCGCCGGCGACGGCGGCAGCGATCTGCTGTCGGGCGGGCTCGGCAACGACACGCTCTACGGCGACGGCCGGATCATCGCCGATACGCACGACACCGGATTGTCCGGGCCGATCGCGACCTATTCCGATGTCGTGCTGATCGATCCGCTGTTCGTCGGCGGCAACGACACGCTCGAGGGTGGCGAAGGCGACGACGCGCTCTACGGCGGCGGCGGCTCGGACACGGCGAGCTACGCCTCGGGCACGGGTCCGGTCTTCATCAACCTCAGCTCCGGCTTCGCCGACGACGGCATGGGCGGCACCGACACGCTGGTGAGCATCGAGAATTTCTTCGGCTCGGCGTTCAACGACTTTGCCCGCGGCGATGCCGGCGCAAACCTCCTCGCCGGCGCCGACGGCCACGATTTCATGCGCGGCATGGACGGCAACGACACGATGAAGGGCGGCAATGACGACGACTATCTCGACGGCGGCCAGGGCGACGACATTCTCGACGGCGGCGCCGGCTGGGATCGCGCCACCTACGCCCCGAGCGCCCTCGCCGGAGTGACCGTCAACCTCAACATCGCCGGAATCGCCCAGGCGACCGGCCAGGGCAACGACACCCTAATCGGCATCGAGCACGTATCCGGCACCCGCTTCAACGACGTCCTAACCGGCGACGGCGGCGACAACTGGGTCTGGGGCGGCTCGGACGGCTCGGGCGTCACCGGAAACGACATACTGAATGGCGGCGGCGGCAACGATCTCGTCCAGGTCGGCACCGGCAACCACAATGTGAATGGCGGCACGGGCACCGACACGCTCTCGCTGCACGGCAACGGCACCGACATCACCGTCGCGGGAGTCACTGTCTCGCTTGCGCTCCAGGGCGGAGCACAGGCGACCGAGCAGGGGGCGATGACCCTGAACGGCTTTGAGAATCTCTCCGGCTCAGCCTTCGACGACTACCTCATCGGGGACGGCAACGATAATCTTCTCGCCGGTTATTCCGGGGCGGACAATTTGAGCGGCGGCGACGGCGGCGACACGCTCTACGGCGACGGGCTGGTCGCCGTCGACACGCACGGCACCGGCGGCTCGGGCCCGATCGTCGCCTATCGCGACGTCGCCGATCTACCGACCCCGGAAGCCGGCGGGAACGACGTGCTCAATGGCGGCAAGGGCAACGACACGCTCTGGGGCGGCGGCGGCGACGACGTGCTGACGGGCGGCAAAGGCAACGACCTGTTCGGCTTCGGCCCCGGCGATGGCGACGACCGCATCACCGACTTCGAGAAGAACAAGGACACGATCTTTCTCGACGGCATCGCCGGCGTCGACGATTTCGGAGACCTCACGCTGACCAAGATCGGCAATGACGTGCTGATCAGTTGGGGAACGGGCGACTCGATCCTGCTGGAGGGCGTGAAGCTCAACCAGATCCACGCCAGCGATTTCAGCTTCGGCTGA
- a CDS encoding glutathione S-transferase family protein, with amino-acid sequence MIVYGSSLSPFVRKVLAFAAEKGIEVELKPSGLGNKDPEFLEASPFGKMPGLRDGDFAISDSSAIVAYMDSVKPEPNLIPTEPRARARAIWFDEYSDTILFACGGKMFFNRIVAPRFLGQPGDEEIAAKAECDELPPLLDYLERVIPESGFLVEDRLTLADISVASPFANLQHLGVVLDPARHPRLEAYVEAILSRPSFAPWIAKEAAFLEKTAA; translated from the coding sequence ATGATCGTCTATGGGTCGTCGCTGTCGCCGTTCGTGCGCAAGGTGCTCGCCTTCGCCGCCGAGAAGGGTATCGAGGTCGAGCTCAAGCCCTCGGGCCTCGGCAACAAAGATCCCGAATTCCTCGAGGCCAGCCCGTTCGGCAAGATGCCGGGCCTGAGGGACGGCGACTTCGCCATTTCCGATTCTTCGGCCATCGTCGCTTACATGGACTCGGTGAAGCCCGAACCGAACCTGATCCCGACGGAGCCCAGAGCGAGGGCGCGGGCGATCTGGTTCGACGAATATTCGGACACGATTTTGTTTGCTTGCGGGGGGAAGATGTTCTTCAACCGGATCGTCGCTCCGCGGTTTCTCGGCCAGCCGGGGGACGAGGAGATCGCGGCCAAGGCGGAGTGCGACGAGCTTCCGCCCCTGCTCGACTATCTGGAGCGGGTCATTCCCGAGAGCGGATTCCTGGTCGAGGACCGGCTGACCCTCGCGGACATTTCGGTGGCCAGCCCGTTCGCCAACCTCCAGCATTTGGGCGTCGTGCTCGACCCGGCCCGGCACCCGCGCCTCGAGGCCTATGTCGAGGCGATCCTCAGCCGGCCGAGCTTCGCGCCGTGGATCGCCAAGGAGGCGGCATTCCTTGAGAAGACCGCGGCCTGA
- a CDS encoding aromatic ring-cleaving dioxygenase: MRAVAEIASFHAHVYFGGEGEAEAARRLREAVAERFAVRLGAWRDRPVGPHARAMFQIAFAPGLFGTIVPWLMLNRSGLSILVHPNTTNQRRDHVDDALWLGPALAVDESVLPDGEGEAEGAGEVNTEPRLDP; the protein is encoded by the coding sequence ATGCGCGCCGTCGCCGAGATCGCCTCCTTCCACGCCCACGTCTATTTCGGCGGCGAGGGAGAGGCGGAGGCGGCGCGGCGGCTGCGCGAAGCGGTGGCGGAGCGATTCGCGGTTCGGCTGGGCGCCTGGCGCGACCGCCCGGTCGGCCCGCACGCCCGCGCCATGTTCCAGATCGCCTTCGCGCCCGGCCTGTTCGGAACGATCGTCCCCTGGCTGATGCTCAACCGCTCCGGCCTCTCGATCCTCGTCCACCCCAACACCACCAACCAGCGCCGCGACCATGTCGACGACGCCTTGTGGCTCGGCCCGGCGCTGGCGGTGGACGAGAGTGTGTTGCCGGACGGGGAGGGCGAGGCGGAGGGGGCTGGCGAGGTGAATACGGAGCCGCGCCTCGATCCGTAA
- a CDS encoding glycine zipper 2TM domain-containing protein, with protein sequence MRALLPLAAAIALAPLAGCATYAGAGDPGYRDYHALYHPGTYEAYPLAQDSRIYRGTDGRYYCDRRDGTVGLVVGAGVGALLGNLIAPRGSNTIGTLIGAAGGAAIGYAIERGEVRCE encoded by the coding sequence ATGCGTGCCCTTCTCCCCCTCGCCGCCGCAATCGCCCTCGCGCCGCTGGCCGGTTGCGCGACCTATGCCGGCGCCGGCGATCCCGGCTATCGCGACTATCACGCGCTCTACCATCCCGGCACCTACGAGGCTTATCCCCTCGCCCAGGACAGCCGGATCTACCGCGGCACCGACGGGCGCTATTATTGCGACCGGCGCGACGGCACGGTCGGCCTGGTCGTCGGCGCCGGGGTCGGCGCCTTGCTCGGCAACCTCATCGCCCCGCGCGGCTCGAACACGATCGGGACGCTGATCGGCGCCGCCGGCGGCGCTGCGATCGGCTATGCGATCGAGCGCGGCGAGGTCCGCTGCGAATAG
- a CDS encoding sensor histidine kinase: protein MRIQESWGARQIHSGPLPVLQSLIDAMLSNIAVLDIGGSIILVNRAWRNFARRNGLAAADAGVGLNYLEVCTNAAPQCPEAEECRLGLGQVIDGTTELFRQRYEMPVGGAPCHFVMTATNLPVEGERRILVSHEDVTLLIQAQQEVREGAIRLLEGQERERRHIAREMHDSLCQELSAIKLLCAQLRGAGPDHRGGILAEADEVTDRAIRMVRTFSFVLHSDDSGESDTVATMEHFAKGFSRRTGLEMSFTARVRRPTLLASLQVPLLRILQESLTNVHRHAGATAARVVLREIRGAIVLSVEDDGCGFDPLAAPGTGSGGVGIASMRARARELGGRLIFDSTPAGSRLVAILPL, encoded by the coding sequence TTGAGAATCCAGGAAAGCTGGGGTGCGAGGCAGATTCACTCCGGCCCCTTGCCTGTGCTTCAGTCGCTCATCGACGCCATGCTCTCCAACATCGCCGTGCTCGATATCGGCGGGTCGATCATCCTGGTGAACCGGGCGTGGCGCAATTTCGCCAGGCGCAACGGGCTTGCCGCGGCCGATGCCGGCGTCGGGCTCAACTATCTCGAGGTCTGCACAAATGCCGCCCCGCAATGCCCGGAAGCGGAAGAGTGCCGCCTGGGCCTCGGCCAGGTGATCGACGGCACGACGGAGTTGTTCCGCCAGAGATATGAGATGCCGGTCGGCGGCGCGCCGTGTCATTTCGTGATGACCGCGACGAACCTGCCCGTCGAGGGTGAGCGGCGGATCCTGGTGTCGCACGAGGACGTGACCCTTCTCATCCAGGCGCAGCAGGAGGTGCGGGAAGGGGCGATCCGCTTGCTTGAAGGCCAGGAGCGGGAGAGGCGCCACATTGCCCGCGAGATGCACGATAGCCTGTGCCAGGAGCTCAGCGCGATCAAGTTGCTGTGCGCCCAGCTGCGCGGCGCCGGGCCGGATCATCGGGGCGGCATATTGGCCGAGGCCGACGAAGTCACCGACCGGGCGATTCGAATGGTCCGCACCTTCAGCTTCGTGCTTCATTCGGACGATTCGGGGGAAAGCGACACGGTCGCGACGATGGAGCATTTCGCGAAGGGCTTCTCGCGGCGTACGGGCTTGGAGATGAGCTTCACGGCGCGCGTGCGAAGGCCCACTTTGCTTGCTTCGCTTCAGGTCCCCCTGCTCCGCATCCTTCAGGAATCGCTGACGAACGTGCATCGTCACGCCGGAGCAACTGCGGCGAGGGTCGTGTTGCGGGAGATTCGCGGCGCGATCGTCCTTTCGGTCGAGGACGATGGCTGCGGCTTCGATCCTCTCGCCGCGCCGGGGACCGGCTCTGGCGGCGTCGGAATCGCAAGCATGCGGGCGCGGGCGCGCGAGCTCGGCGGCCGCCTGATCTTCGATTCCACGCCGGCCGGCAGCCGTTTGGTCGCGATCCTTCCGCTCTAG
- a CDS encoding DedA family protein, with amino-acid sequence MFRALYDWTLRLAGHRHAIRYMALISFAESSFFPVPPDVMVVPMVLARREQAWTIAAVCTVSSVLGGMLGYAIGFFLWEQVGAPLAHLYGMTEGIEGFRAKFDQYGAAIILLKGLTPIPFKLVTIASGFAHFNFALFLACATITRAARFFLLSGLLRRYGEPMQAFIEKRLTLVGWAFLLVLVGGFALVALL; translated from the coding sequence ATGTTTCGTGCGCTTTACGACTGGACCTTGCGGCTCGCCGGCCATCGCCACGCGATCCGCTACATGGCCTTGATCTCGTTCGCCGAGAGCAGCTTCTTTCCGGTTCCGCCGGACGTGATGGTGGTGCCGATGGTGCTCGCGCGGCGCGAGCAGGCGTGGACGATCGCGGCCGTCTGCACGGTGTCGTCGGTGCTCGGCGGAATGCTCGGCTATGCGATCGGCTTCTTCCTGTGGGAGCAGGTGGGGGCGCCGCTCGCCCATCTCTACGGGATGACCGAGGGGATCGAGGGCTTCCGCGCCAAGTTCGACCAATATGGCGCGGCGATCATCCTCTTGAAAGGGCTGACCCCGATCCCGTTCAAGCTGGTGACCATCGCCAGCGGCTTCGCCCATTTCAACTTCGCCTTGTTCCTGGCCTGCGCGACGATCACGCGCGCCGCGCGCTTCTTCCTGCTCAGCGGCCTGCTCAGACGCTACGGCGAGCCGATGCAGGCGTTCATCGAGAAAAGGCTGACGCTGGTCGGATGGGCCTTCCTTCTTGTCCTCGTCGGCGGCTTTGCGCTGGTGGCCTTGCTCTAG
- a CDS encoding trimeric intracellular cation channel family protein, translating into MSLVPEAITKLPVDADLLPILFDYSASFVWALSGALIAARRGFVGIGILTVAIASSIGGGLLRDVLLLQPPVAVRNPVYLELALVASLLVALAGRIVDRSRVVGPATYLTDALGAGAYAVVGANLAIAAGLPQAGVIFVSVLNAVGGGLLRDVLMRRVPDLFKPGIPLGGAAFVGAIFFSLLAIQLRLPQTLAAFITVGSVFVMAGAMLQMGVRSRPLESFREYWEGRE; encoded by the coding sequence ATGAGCCTCGTGCCCGAAGCAATCACCAAATTGCCGGTCGATGCGGACCTGCTGCCGATCCTGTTCGACTATTCGGCGAGCTTCGTCTGGGCGCTTTCGGGGGCGCTGATCGCGGCGCGGCGGGGGTTCGTGGGGATCGGAATCCTGACCGTCGCCATCGCCTCGTCGATCGGCGGCGGGCTGCTTCGCGACGTGCTCCTGCTCCAGCCGCCGGTCGCGGTGCGAAACCCGGTCTATCTCGAGCTGGCGCTGGTCGCGTCCCTGCTGGTGGCGCTCGCCGGGCGGATCGTCGACCGCTCGCGGGTGGTCGGGCCGGCGACCTACCTCACCGACGCGCTCGGCGCGGGCGCCTATGCGGTGGTCGGGGCGAACCTCGCCATCGCCGCCGGCCTGCCGCAGGCCGGGGTGATCTTCGTCAGCGTTCTCAACGCGGTCGGCGGCGGGCTTCTTCGCGACGTGCTGATGCGGCGCGTGCCGGACCTGTTCAAGCCGGGAATCCCCTTGGGCGGCGCGGCCTTCGTCGGCGCGATCTTCTTCTCGCTTCTCGCCATCCAGCTCCGCCTGCCGCAGACGCTCGCCGCGTTCATCACCGTCGGCAGCGTCTTCGTGATGGCCGGGGCGATGCTGCAGATGGGCGTCCGCTCGCGGCCGCTGGAATCCTTCCGGGAATATTGGGAGGGGCGGGAATAG
- a CDS encoding GIY-YIG nuclease family protein: MKQPAVYIIVSRRNGTLYTGVTSDLVRRIWQHREGKIGFAGKYDCKLLAWYEIHEDMTAAILREKQIKAGSRKKKLALIEAMNPAWADLYESIIH; the protein is encoded by the coding sequence ATGAAGCAGCCTGCGGTCTACATCATTGTCAGCCGGCGCAATGGCACGCTCTACACGGGAGTCACCTCCGATCTCGTCCGGCGCATCTGGCAGCACAGGGAAGGCAAGATCGGGTTCGCCGGAAAATATGACTGCAAGCTTCTCGCCTGGTACGAGATCCACGAGGACATGACGGCGGCGATCCTGCGCGAGAAGCAGATCAAGGCCGGGTCGCGCAAAAAGAAGCTCGCTCTGATCGAGGCCATGAATCCGGCTTGGGCGGACCTCTATGAGTCGATCATCCATTAG